In Symmachiella dynata, the following are encoded in one genomic region:
- a CDS encoding Crp/Fnr family transcriptional regulator, producing the protein MSEKFWHLKSCQLFERLTDEQVSQLESRAQVRTFGRGELVYLPSDPGTTVLLVASGRIKLYHITSDGKQALLGFMEPGELFGELSVFDGGEREEFAEAMEKSAVISIPREQLQAVMDAHTHVSLGITKLMGLRRRRLERRLKSLLFRSNRERLVHLLLELVEKYGQRTPEGIQLSIKLSHQELANVIGSTRETVTVLLGELQDEGSLMIRRRQILITNMPRLAAAVDSPPPTIPEPAERKSAPAF; encoded by the coding sequence ATGTCCGAAAAATTCTGGCACCTAAAAAGCTGTCAGTTGTTTGAACGGCTCACCGATGAACAAGTTTCTCAACTTGAGAGCCGCGCTCAGGTACGGACATTTGGTCGTGGCGAATTGGTCTACCTGCCCAGCGATCCCGGCACCACGGTGCTGTTGGTCGCCTCCGGCCGCATCAAGCTGTATCACATTACCAGTGACGGCAAACAGGCGCTACTGGGCTTTATGGAGCCTGGGGAACTGTTCGGCGAACTGTCGGTCTTCGACGGGGGCGAGCGAGAGGAATTCGCCGAAGCGATGGAGAAGTCCGCCGTCATCTCAATTCCCCGTGAGCAACTGCAAGCCGTTATGGATGCGCACACGCACGTTTCACTGGGCATCACCAAGCTAATGGGCCTGCGGCGGCGACGCCTGGAACGCCGGTTGAAATCACTTCTGTTCCGCTCGAACCGCGAACGCCTCGTGCATCTGTTGCTGGAACTGGTTGAAAAATACGGCCAACGCACGCCCGAGGGAATTCAACTGAGCATCAAGTTGTCGCACCAAGAACTGGCCAATGTGATTGGCAGCACACGGGAAACCGTGACCGTCCTGCTGGGAGAATTGCAGGACGAAGGCAGCCTGATGATTCGCCGCCGGCAAATTCTGATTACCAACATGCCGCGCTTGGCCGCAGCCGTCGATAGCCCGCCCCCGACGATTCCCGAACCGGCAGAACGCAAATCCGCACCAGCGTTCTGA
- a CDS encoding type II CAAX endopeptidase family protein produces the protein MHNEEPAALIFEDEDNTDIPVRRGFPRIAWLVILAMVGFVTYMQNGGRGEPHPLEDEESAPQDIIMLLQSRYLVGAASLWQDQDKLTAHKLYEQAAPLNQGTIEQRLKFAIVAEELAGAEEALSVLSDINDRVETSGFELNNQQLELRDALTALMTDYAAEEWTAPTVTPHQRQLIKDQLGWFGDLALAPKQGANEAARSAIIRSAQQTAIALLGSAGLFCLFLMVGIMVLVLFTAAYVTGSVQSAIHCGHSNHAGIYPETFAFWLLLFFVLTQSASYLVQDDRYRTLAMAAAMFGSLFALAWPRLRGIPWRQIRSDIGWTAGKRPLAEPAIGVGSYIMTIPFLFVGFLASVILMFVTGLVEPVGGGGDEFSPTSLPSHPIVSTVATADWFMVFQLYLVAAIGAPVVEETMFRGVMYRHLRECSHRWGFLLSFLFSALINSFIFAVIHPQGLVAVPALMAIAFGLTLAREWRGTLIPSMIAHGIHNGLLLTVLLLAIGN, from the coding sequence ATGCACAACGAAGAACCTGCTGCGTTGATATTCGAAGATGAGGACAACACCGACATCCCAGTTCGCCGGGGATTTCCTCGCATCGCTTGGCTGGTGATTCTTGCAATGGTCGGTTTCGTGACCTATATGCAAAACGGCGGGAGGGGTGAGCCGCACCCACTAGAAGACGAAGAGTCCGCCCCGCAAGATATCATCATGTTGCTGCAATCCCGATATTTGGTCGGCGCCGCTTCATTATGGCAAGATCAAGACAAGCTGACAGCCCACAAGCTGTACGAGCAGGCGGCCCCTTTAAACCAAGGGACCATCGAACAGCGGTTGAAATTCGCCATCGTCGCCGAAGAGTTGGCCGGCGCCGAGGAAGCACTCTCGGTGCTGTCGGACATCAACGATCGCGTTGAAACCAGCGGTTTTGAACTCAACAATCAGCAACTCGAATTGCGCGACGCATTGACGGCGCTCATGACCGACTATGCTGCTGAGGAATGGACCGCGCCGACAGTCACTCCGCATCAGCGACAACTCATCAAAGACCAACTCGGCTGGTTCGGCGACTTAGCGTTGGCGCCCAAACAGGGTGCCAACGAAGCAGCTCGTTCCGCGATCATCCGCTCAGCCCAACAAACCGCGATCGCCTTACTGGGTTCAGCAGGGTTGTTTTGTTTGTTTTTGATGGTTGGGATCATGGTATTAGTCCTGTTCACCGCCGCCTATGTCACCGGCAGTGTGCAATCGGCGATTCACTGCGGCCACAGCAACCACGCGGGGATCTACCCGGAAACCTTTGCCTTCTGGCTGCTCCTGTTTTTCGTGCTCACGCAGAGTGCGTCATATCTGGTCCAAGATGACCGCTATCGCACGCTGGCCATGGCAGCCGCGATGTTTGGCAGCCTATTCGCCTTGGCATGGCCCCGGTTGCGGGGGATTCCATGGCGGCAAATTCGCAGTGACATTGGTTGGACAGCCGGCAAGCGCCCACTAGCGGAACCAGCCATCGGCGTCGGCAGCTATATCATGACCATTCCATTTTTATTCGTGGGATTTCTGGCCTCTGTCATTTTGATGTTCGTCACCGGTCTTGTGGAACCGGTTGGCGGCGGAGGGGATGAATTCTCGCCGACAAGCTTACCCAGCCACCCAATCGTCTCGACTGTGGCCACCGCCGATTGGTTCATGGTGTTTCAGTTGTATCTTGTGGCCGCGATCGGCGCGCCGGTCGTCGAAGAAACCATGTTTCGCGGCGTGATGTATCGCCATCTGCGCGAATGCAGCCACCGTTGGGGCTTCCTGCTCAGTTTCCTATTTTCAGCGCTGATCAACTCGTTTATCTTTGCGGTGATCCACCCGCAAGGCCTTGTCGCGGTTCCCGCGCTGATGGCGATTGCCTTCGGGCTGACTTTAGCCCGCGAGTGGCGGGGGACTTTGATTCCGTCGATGATCGCACATGGCATTCATAACGGGTTATTGTTAACAGTGCTCCTCCTGGCGATCGGCAACTGA
- a CDS encoding peptidylprolyl isomerase, whose amino-acid sequence MSTKPKTTQKWMFIVGGTALTVLVAGLLFQVMQPETGKAAARGERSPRSNQAASSTGQSRKRSVARVNGQLISYDQLAEECVARYGNKVLEGIINRTMIQQAFEGKADAPTAQDIEKEIRSIAKKFNLDTAQWLEMMHSQQEMTPDQYRRDVIWPMLALKKLAGHDVKITQKELEEAYQRNYGERVRARVIILDRIRQAQEVWEKAKNNPENFGRLAMEYSIDSSSRALEGKVPPIRRFSGSSEIEKAAFSLADGEISGVIQIPENKHWVIIKCEGRTEPVSGVSMADVRSILEEELRDEKVQLLVNKTFNTLESKARVDNYLTGVTTGSSKRSTARTKQDSNIQQVGGTRTAPQRP is encoded by the coding sequence ATGTCGACCAAACCCAAAACGACGCAAAAATGGATGTTTATTGTCGGAGGAACCGCATTAACCGTGCTCGTCGCGGGACTGCTGTTCCAAGTCATGCAGCCCGAAACGGGCAAAGCCGCCGCACGCGGTGAGCGGAGTCCGCGCAGCAATCAAGCTGCAAGCTCCACAGGACAAAGCCGCAAACGAAGCGTCGCTCGCGTGAATGGTCAATTGATCTCCTACGACCAACTGGCCGAAGAATGCGTCGCGCGTTATGGGAACAAAGTGCTGGAAGGCATCATTAACCGCACAATGATTCAACAGGCCTTTGAAGGCAAAGCCGATGCCCCCACCGCACAGGACATCGAAAAAGAAATCCGCTCGATCGCCAAAAAATTCAATTTGGATACCGCGCAGTGGCTGGAGATGATGCACTCGCAACAAGAAATGACTCCCGACCAGTATCGCCGCGACGTCATCTGGCCCATGTTGGCGCTAAAAAAATTGGCCGGACACGATGTGAAGATCACGCAAAAGGAACTCGAAGAAGCCTACCAGCGCAATTATGGCGAACGGGTGCGGGCGCGGGTCATTATTCTGGATCGGATTCGCCAAGCCCAAGAAGTCTGGGAAAAAGCGAAGAATAATCCTGAAAACTTCGGCCGATTGGCAATGGAGTATTCCATCGATTCCTCCAGCCGCGCATTGGAAGGGAAAGTCCCGCCGATTCGTCGTTTCTCGGGAAGCAGCGAAATCGAAAAAGCCGCCTTCTCATTGGCCGACGGCGAAATTTCTGGAGTCATTCAAATCCCTGAGAATAAGCACTGGGTGATCATTAAATGCGAAGGCCGTACCGAACCAGTCAGCGGCGTCTCGATGGCCGATGTACGTTCCATTCTTGAGGAAGAACTCCGCGACGAAAAAGTGCAACTCTTGGTCAACAAGACGTTCAACACACTGGAATCGAAGGCGCGTGTCGACAACTATCTGACCGGCGTTACGACCGGCAGCAGCAAACGTTCAACCGCCCGCACCAAACAAGATTCAAATATCCAACAAGTCGGCGGCACACGGACGGCACCCCAGCGTCCTTAG
- a CDS encoding DUF3748 domain-containing protein yields MPNLRIFGLVAGGVLLLMTMQSSAQERQITHGSAQNHELDNNDNFSPDDRFLVFDTRSGPDLSQARVIAKVEIATGEITQLYTPQHPNAFGPGVLAASYAPDRDEVIFIHGPLQPTGAEDQYEKHRRIGGIVSGDGDGTIRFADARDTQAPYTPGALRGGTHRHEFSGDGKWVGFTYNDAVVRAHGLKTGKHLDLRTIGVTKLGHPVQVPASPQFLSHGEGYSVLVVVVTPDPKPGSDEISHAAADSWVGQNGYRRDDGGRQLARAFIGTTRDKHGEPLDELYIVDIPEEVTKPGPLGPLEGTDTHFPMPPAGAVQRRLTHTAEAKFPGCEGIARSSHDGSQISFRMRDAQGDWQIFLISPTGGEPQQATFVKGGVDTDARWHPSGKFIAFVAGDKVLVADVKPGADFGKSHVLSDGDTAAYALVWSHDGETLAYNRSVATDGKNVTQIFAVDFNQSAP; encoded by the coding sequence ATGCCAAATCTCCGAATCTTTGGGTTGGTGGCGGGAGGAGTGTTACTTTTGATGACGATGCAATCGAGTGCGCAAGAACGACAGATTACACACGGCAGTGCGCAGAACCATGAGTTGGATAACAACGACAATTTCTCGCCGGACGACCGGTTTTTGGTGTTCGATACGCGGTCTGGTCCCGACTTGTCTCAAGCGCGGGTGATTGCCAAAGTCGAAATTGCTACGGGGGAGATTACGCAGCTGTATACTCCCCAGCATCCCAACGCCTTTGGCCCGGGCGTGTTGGCGGCCAGCTATGCCCCGGATCGTGACGAGGTGATCTTCATTCACGGACCACTGCAGCCGACCGGTGCGGAAGACCAATACGAAAAACACCGCCGGATTGGTGGCATCGTGAGTGGAGATGGCGACGGGACTATTCGGTTTGCCGACGCCCGCGATACGCAAGCGCCTTACACTCCGGGAGCGCTGCGCGGCGGAACGCACCGGCATGAATTCTCTGGGGATGGGAAGTGGGTTGGTTTTACGTACAACGATGCGGTCGTCCGCGCGCACGGTTTGAAGACCGGGAAACATCTCGATCTGCGGACGATTGGTGTGACGAAATTGGGGCATCCCGTTCAAGTCCCGGCGTCGCCGCAATTTTTGTCGCATGGCGAAGGCTATTCGGTGTTAGTTGTCGTTGTCACTCCCGATCCCAAGCCGGGCAGCGACGAAATCTCGCACGCCGCTGCGGATAGTTGGGTGGGCCAAAACGGATATCGTCGTGACGATGGTGGCAGGCAATTGGCCCGCGCGTTTATCGGCACGACGCGCGACAAGCATGGGGAACCGCTGGACGAGTTGTATATTGTCGATATTCCCGAAGAGGTCACCAAACCAGGACCGTTGGGACCGCTGGAAGGGACCGACACGCATTTTCCGATGCCGCCGGCCGGTGCGGTGCAACGGCGGTTGACGCACACCGCTGAGGCCAAGTTTCCCGGTTGCGAAGGAATCGCCCGCAGTTCCCACGATGGTTCGCAAATCTCGTTTCGGATGCGCGATGCTCAAGGCGACTGGCAGATTTTTCTGATATCGCCAACCGGAGGAGAACCGCAACAGGCGACCTTTGTCAAAGGGGGCGTCGATACCGATGCGCGTTGGCATCCCTCGGGCAAATTCATTGCGTTTGTTGCCGGGGACAAGGTTCTCGTCGCCGACGTAAAGCCCGGCGCGGACTTTGGCAAAAGTCATGTGCTGAGCGATGGTGACACGGCAGCGTACGCGTTGGTGTGGAGTCACGACGGTGAGACATTGGCTTATAACCGCAGTGTCGCGACGGATGGTAAGAATGTTACGCAGATCTTTGCAGTTGATTTCAATCAGAGCGCTCCGTAG
- a CDS encoding aminotransferase class I/II-fold pyridoxal phosphate-dependent enzyme: MRSESEQPESDNPFTIPVATRVLRLPPYLFGKINALKHKKRVAGVDVIDLGMGNPTDPPDPMIIEKLTEAVADPRNHRYSVSTGVENLRREVGKRYWKRYGVRIDPNDEVVACIGSKEGFSHLCLALMGPGDTAIVPAPSFPVHVYAVALASGNVIALDVRDPEQFLANIDYTCTHLYPKPKLVIVNFPHNPSATVIEQDFYVELVRLAKKHGFLVISDFAYADICFEGYQAPSFLATPGAFEVGVEFTTMSKGYSMAGWRIGFCAGNAEMCRALATIKGYYDYGIFQPVQIAAIVAMRNCDAAVESIAEEYHRRRDVLCDGLERLGWEIERPRAGMFIWAKIPEPWAQMGSIDFAMKLLDEVGVAVSPGRGFGEEGEGYLRMAIVENEQRLRQAVRQIGRCMKQEVEQP; this comes from the coding sequence ATGCGAAGCGAATCAGAACAACCGGAGTCGGACAACCCCTTCACCATTCCGGTGGCCACACGCGTTTTGCGGTTGCCTCCCTATTTGTTTGGCAAGATCAACGCGCTGAAACACAAGAAGCGGGTCGCAGGGGTCGACGTCATTGACCTGGGGATGGGAAATCCCACGGATCCTCCCGACCCGATGATCATCGAAAAACTGACGGAAGCGGTCGCCGACCCTCGAAATCACCGCTATTCCGTCTCGACCGGCGTTGAGAACCTCCGCCGCGAAGTCGGAAAACGGTATTGGAAGCGCTACGGCGTGCGGATTGACCCCAACGACGAAGTTGTCGCCTGCATCGGCTCCAAGGAAGGATTCAGCCACCTCTGCTTGGCGTTAATGGGACCGGGAGACACGGCAATCGTCCCCGCCCCGTCATTTCCAGTCCACGTCTATGCTGTCGCGCTGGCCTCGGGGAATGTCATCGCGCTGGACGTTCGCGATCCGGAACAATTCCTCGCCAACATCGACTACACCTGCACCCATTTGTATCCCAAGCCGAAGCTGGTCATCGTCAATTTTCCGCACAATCCCTCAGCCACGGTGATCGAACAAGATTTCTATGTCGAGTTGGTGCGGCTGGCCAAAAAACATGGGTTTTTGGTCATCAGCGACTTCGCCTATGCGGACATCTGTTTCGAAGGTTATCAGGCGCCCAGCTTTCTAGCCACGCCCGGCGCATTCGAGGTCGGAGTCGAATTCACCACCATGAGCAAAGGCTACAGCATGGCGGGCTGGCGAATCGGCTTTTGTGCCGGCAACGCCGAAATGTGCCGCGCTCTGGCGACGATCAAAGGCTATTACGATTACGGCATCTTCCAGCCGGTCCAAATCGCTGCCATTGTCGCCATGCGCAATTGCGACGCCGCTGTGGAGAGCATTGCCGAAGAGTACCATCGCCGCCGGGATGTCCTGTGTGATGGTCTGGAACGTCTCGGGTGGGAGATCGAACGTCCTCGCGCGGGCATGTTCATCTGGGCAAAAATCCCCGAGCCTTGGGCACAGATGGGATCAATTGACTTTGCCATGAAATTGCTGGACGAAGTCGGCGTGGCGGTCAGCCCGGGTCGTGGCTTCGGCGAAGAGGGCGAAGGCTACCTGCGGATGGCGATCGTCGAAAACGAACAACGACTCCGGCAGGCGGTCCGACAAATTGGGCGGTGCATGAAACAGGAAGTCGAACAACCGTAA
- a CDS encoding metallophosphoesterase, with product MNWLNLLLMAVLSLGNLAIVVAVLNRISTARVHLSTLSIIRRSHALFIIGFTLALIYQGGFGRPRLLFDGSWLDIAPIYLLYFAACGISAIFAAVIVVRRWFYRPPTALLSSHSEVIDVAAVLGKQPLAAGRYHSLAKLPGNEIFKVEIGTKEIQLPGLPPAWDGLSILHVSDLHFIGTITRDYFAEVLRRGQELGSEMVVFTGDLLDEQHLTDWLPETLGQLSAPLGCYFILGNHDWDLDPDATRKCFRELGWIDVADRFTTVEHAEKKMLIAGSEYPWMGNNPDITSAEEVDFRLLLSHTPDNYPWARRANFDLMLSGHNHGGQICVPGIGPIYTPSLYGTRYSAGTFYRQPTLLYVTRGISGKEPLRYNCLPELTQLVLRPTTVPSSQADKKRKLIGAKT from the coding sequence ATGAATTGGCTGAACCTACTATTGATGGCAGTCCTTTCACTCGGCAATCTCGCGATTGTCGTGGCCGTGCTCAACCGTATCAGCACCGCGCGCGTGCACTTGAGTACACTCTCCATCATTCGTCGCAGCCATGCATTGTTCATCATTGGCTTCACCTTAGCATTGATCTACCAAGGAGGCTTCGGCCGCCCGCGATTACTGTTCGACGGAAGTTGGTTGGACATCGCGCCGATTTATTTACTCTATTTCGCAGCATGCGGAATCTCAGCGATATTCGCCGCAGTGATCGTCGTCCGCCGTTGGTTCTACCGCCCCCCAACAGCTCTGCTCTCCAGTCACAGTGAAGTCATCGACGTAGCTGCAGTGCTCGGCAAACAACCGTTGGCCGCCGGACGGTATCACAGCTTGGCAAAATTACCGGGCAATGAAATCTTCAAAGTCGAAATCGGCACCAAGGAGATCCAACTCCCCGGCTTGCCCCCAGCCTGGGATGGTTTATCGATCCTGCATGTCTCCGATCTGCATTTCATCGGCACCATCACCCGCGATTATTTCGCAGAAGTCCTCCGCCGCGGCCAGGAGTTGGGATCCGAGATGGTGGTCTTTACCGGCGACTTGCTCGACGAACAACATCTGACCGATTGGCTTCCAGAAACGCTGGGACAACTCAGCGCCCCCTTGGGCTGTTATTTCATCCTCGGCAACCACGACTGGGACCTCGACCCCGATGCGACACGAAAATGTTTTCGCGAGTTGGGCTGGATCGACGTCGCCGACCGATTTACGACTGTTGAGCACGCTGAGAAAAAAATGTTGATCGCCGGTTCGGAATACCCCTGGATGGGAAACAATCCCGACATCACATCCGCCGAAGAGGTCGACTTCCGTTTGTTGTTGAGCCACACCCCCGACAACTACCCCTGGGCCCGCCGCGCAAATTTTGATTTGATGCTCTCGGGCCACAATCACGGCGGACAAATTTGTGTTCCCGGCATCGGACCGATCTATACCCCCAGTCTCTACGGAACACGGTATTCCGCAGGGACTTTTTACCGACAGCCAACCCTGCTGTACGTCACCCGGGGTATATCAGGCAAGGAACCGCTCCGGTACAATTGCTTACCGGAATTAACACAATTGGTGTTGCGTCCCACGACGGTCCCGTCGTCTCAGGCTGACAAAAAACGAAAACTGATCGGTGCAAAAACCTAG